Genomic DNA from Xiphophorus couchianus chromosome 12, X_couchianus-1.0, whole genome shotgun sequence:
TCTAGTGATAACTGatcatttcacaaaatatgcTGTTGCCGTGCCAACCCCAAACCAAAGAGCCAAAACCGTAGCAAAAGCGCTATGGGAGAACTACCTTGTCCATTATGGAATGCCAGAGCGTCTCCATAGCGACCAAGGGACTGATTTTGAATCTCATACTATCAAAGAGCTCTGTCAGATCACAGGAATCCAAAAGATTAGGACCACACCTTACCATCCCCGTGGCAATCCTGTGGAGCGATTCAACCGAACACTCTTAAACATGTTGGGTACGCTgcaaaaagaagataaaattcACTGGAAAGATTTTGTGAAGCCATTGGTACACGCTTACAACTGTACCCGAAATGATGTCACTGGATACTCCCCATATGAATTGATGTTTGGTCGGCAACCCCGCCTTCCTGTTGACTTAGCTTTTGGACTGCCTGTGTCTGAAAAACCATCTACATCTCATTCACAGTATGTTGAAAAGCTCAAGTCACATCTCAAAGAAAGTTATAAGATTGCAACTGAAAACGCTGAGAAAGTCATGTGGAAGAACAAACTCAGATTTGACAAGCAAGTCACAGCTGCAGAACTCTCAGTTGGAGATAGAGTTCTGGTTAGAAACGTCAAACTGCGAGGCAAGCACAAGCTCGCAGACCGGTGGGAATCAGACGTGTATATTATTCAGAAGAAAGCCGGCACTCTTCCAGTATACACAGTCAAACCAGAAGGCAAAGATCGTCCCATCAGGACCCTCCACCGTGACCTGTTGTTGCCTTGTGGCTACCTGTCCCCAGCCTCTAAACCAGAACAGATAAAGCCAACAACAGCCATTGCACCTGAGACTTCAGAAAATGTAGATCTTTTAGACCCTGAAAATGaagaactgtttttatttgacttacCTGATTTCTCCAGCTCCTATGTCACCAGAGTTACAACTGAGGTTGACTTACCTGCTCCTGCATCTACTGTCGCTCCTCTGCCTGTGGATCCGCCTGGCCAGCATCCCCAGAGCTCTTTGGAAGAAGAGGTTGGTGAGGAAAAGGAAGTGGAGTCTGGACCTGAACCTATTGCTGAACTGGACATGGAACAAACAGCTGAAGATGGAACAGATTCTGATGACTCAGAGCCTCTCGTGGAAAATTCCTCCTCTCAATCAGGACCTGTCTCTCCTCACCCAGAATCTGCATCCTCTCCAGGACAATCCAGCATGTTAAGTGATTCTTCTGCTGCAAAACTCTCCAGCCCAGATCCTGAACCACCTGTCAGACGCTCTACCCGAACACATCAGCCACCAACTCGTCTGCAGTATTCAACACTTGGTCATCCACTTCTGCAGAGCATCCAGACCCTGTTTCAAGGACTCAGTACAATCTTTACATCTGCTCTGGACCTGGATGAGACCTCTGTGACCTCTACATCATGTGACAGTGTGGTGTGTCACCAGCCTGTTGCATGTACGAGGCCGCACATGAGTTTAGGGGGGGAACCTGTAACCCACAATTAGCAAacgacttttatttttgcgggcccacttcctgtgttgcccGAACGCTGCTAACTTATTTAAAGCCACGCCTCCAGTGCGCAGTAAAAGATCCTCACCTGTTCCACTGTGATTGTGGCTTGCTGTTGGCGTCTTCCTTAGGAATTcctcaaaaaaatctttgaacatattgatttgattgctgggtgagtttatttgttaacagtgTTATTTGTTCTATGTGGTACTTCTGCTCAATTGCTCATTGGAGcgttgttttattagaatcactGGCATTGTTTACCTGGACCGTCACCAGGATTCTGTTAGTGCTGATTGTGGCTAAGTACGCCCCACTCTCTTCAAAAAGGTAACTTGTTGCTGAAGTTTGTGCGTATTCTGACACCTTTACATTGATGCCGAGGCACTgaagtttaaacaaaaattgatcagaacagaatgtagctaCACTTAAATTGATATTgcgcagtatatttatttatttatttatttatttttcttccctcactctgcttgagtatttgacaattaatttattttatttttcttgattgatattttggaagtgcactttaactttagtactttaagtttaaattgattagttgaaatatgatagttttgttttatttaaattatggttagtttaacctgattgaaatgtctgtttaattattaggaatctaattattgcatttgcatttagtatgcataaactagatgtttaaatttaataattatttcctttgtattatatttgtttctgataaaacacttaatgggttttctgaccttttaggtcgggtttttttttccacctgtcggatcagatcctcatctggatcgaaagatggcgagctaggaatggactatggactttatgatttggacaatcaatttattctgagtcaattctcatgtgtctcattgtgttattgtaattgtatgtttttttattcaaatcacttaatatatattcaccaaaactaaaagcactgcctcctgtgttttttcacacctcaggctCCTTAAAAGGCCACTCTTCCGATGCTGCTTATGTAGCCGCAGTTAGCTGCCTAGCCCATAACTGTTACACTTGACAAATGGTACTTGGGACAAAGTGTtatgttcaaacattttcaggttttctgaTTTGCTTTTGTCATTATGTAATTTTGTGTTGAAGCtgaagcttttcaaagtttAGGAAATAACTCAATAAATACAGGCAGAGAGAATAATGCTTCATTTCCTTCAGTTTCTTCAATTAAATAGTGAATTATTAGCTTTTCATTTCTAACGCCAGCACTGGTCATTaacattaaataacattaaatttgactttgaaactaacaactttgaaaatatttaggcTACACTTTATGctgtaaaaagatatttttaagatACTTCAAGCAAACTGGATTATCTATTTATATATGAGTTCCTGATATACATATAACCAAAACAGATACTTACACACACCAAATAAAAAGGCACATACACATTTTGTTGTCATTATCTGAAATTGAATCAGAAAAATCTTTGCTTTTCGGGATGATAGGTAAGAGGAAGTTGTATTTATACAGCAATTTTCcacaacaaggcagttcaaagtgcttagGAAGTTGGttagaattactaaaattatttgtatttgtcaaagtccagaaaacatagcaagaaaatgtttaatagatttctttgtaactttttaaaaattcaaatgttaaCATGCATTTGGTTAGCGACATCATGAAGCCTTCATTCACCAGGTCAGAACCTCCATCAACTCTGTttgtactgcaaaaacacaaattcttagAGCAGTTTAAAAGGCAGTGGTGACTGCCTTTCAAATTGAATGATTTTGGTCAaaccttttgtgttttcttaatcAATCTTCTCACAATAGCTTGCTGGAGTTCTGGCCCATTCCTCTTGACAGAACTGGTGGGACTGAGTCCATTTTGTAGGCCGCTTCAGATTTCAGATCTTCCCACAACATCTTCATAGGACTGAGATCAGGACTTTGTGACATCaaccaaaacattgactttcttgtccttaagccactttgtTAGCTCTTTAGCCATCTGCTGAGTATTCTTATTCATTCTGAAGGCCAATCTGTGCCCAAGCTTTAACTTCGTAGCCGATGTCTTCAGacgttgcttcaatatttctatttcataaTATACTAATAAAATTTCTACATCTGTTTTATGTAGACCAACAATTCTTCTTGCAGCAAAACGGTCCTGCAACATGATACTACCATGTTGGTACAGGACCATTTCACTGTGGAGAATGACTCTGAGCAACTtcagcagcatcttcacaaggactttgGCTTTTGTTCTGCAGTCGATCTGaacattttggaccaaaagACATCTCTGGGGCACAGGACCCATTTCCTTTCTGAGCAGACTGACGGTTGGACATTCCATCATGTCTATACTTGTGCAGAactgtttgaacagatgaacatGGTACTTTCAAGCATATAGAAATTGTGTTGTCAGGGCCTGCTCTGAAGGCCTAAACCTTATCAGAACCCCTAAGATGTATTTATAACCTACATTCTAATTTGTGTTcgattaaattttatttattttactgatattATATCTATTCTCATTTTTATAACGGTACTCTAGCTTGTGCTGCTTTCTGTACATATCTGTGTCTGAAATACAGGTGTTCAATCAGATTTCAGTATTTATGTGTTGCCAGAGGCAGCCTAATCTGACCAGGGCCTTGAGAATCTGTAGAGCAGACCTATGTTCTGTAAatggaataaatattttaaccaaTCGGCTTACAGATTCGCCTCACAACGTTTGCTCGAGGGGGTGCAGTGATGCCAAATGTCTTGCAACCTCTGATTGGATGGTCAGATTGAATCTATCACCTAAACGTTTTTCTACCAATGCACACTGcatattaaaatgtgtgaatttgcAATGACCTTTTCTGGATACCCAGACATCATAAAAACCACTTACAGACTCAGAGGAGCTTTCCAAATGAAATGGCTGACATTTGCCAAGAATACAACAAAGAACAGGCCATAGAGAAGGACTTGCAAATGGAACTGAAACTAAGAGGGAGTCAACTTTATGACTTCATTGAAGTTTTTCTGCATATAGAGAGAAGGATTGACcttgtttataaaaaaacaatctgcagaTGAGTGAGTATTGtgtgctttcattttttaaggCACAGTTGGCTGTAGTGTAGAGGTTTGAAGTTGTCCTAGCTGGgttcattattttaataacaatagTAGTATTCACTCtcaatatgcaaaaaaaaatgctcataattaattattagtataatgaataaatgaacaGTGTGGCATAAATTATGTAGCACTGTTTATGTAGTGGTTTGTTGCTTCCAAACTTCATTTTTGCATTACAAAAGATATTTGTTCTTTAGAAAATCACAAGTATAAAGAAATGGCCCTCGCTGCTGCATGCTGCGTTCTGGAAATACTTACTCAGGACTTGTCTGGACTCCCTGAAGGGCCCCTAGAAGCCTCCTACCTTCACTTTGTGAACTTCTTCTTCGGAGGGTACGCAGTGAGCACCGTAGGAGTCTTGgtatacacacactcacacacaaacccCTACACACACAGAGGACATTAACCACTCACTGGTTAGGCCAGATCAGTCCAGATTAAAAGAGTTCCCCTTGTCTCTGCTCTGAATAGAAGGCTGTTGGAGACTAAACGCTCGTCTCAAAGGGTGATAGAAGTTTAGGAATCACTCAGCCACATCCATATTGCACACACTGGGACTTtgaaacatgaatttattgaaAAGAATAGAAGAACATCAAACAACTGATGGAGTTGTATTTTCTATAATTATGTGCTTCAAGAGAAGCCGAGCAGGCAGACAGGAAGTATGGAAGTCAGACTTTAAGGAGGAGAACCCCTCCTGCTTCTACTGCGCTGCCAGTCAGCTGAATCCGCTTCTCAGCGGCGATGGGGGAAATACCTGCCGGCCTGCACAATAGTGCTGCTGGGATTACAGGCCCCCCTGCTGGTGACCAGCTAGCAATGGGAAGAAAAGAGGGGGAGGTGAGGAAAAGGGGGGGAGGGTGTTTGCACAGCAGCTTCGTTTATAGAAAAAACTTTACTTGAGACTCATTCTTtgagagtgtgtgtttttatttgaaacttttCCTCAATATGAGCTTGAAGGGGGGGAAAATCAGCCATATGGGAGTACAGGTTGTAGTAAAATGATGCAgtcatatttagaaatattgtaCTTTAAgtatgtaatgtttttcttgcaaTGTAAGAGAAAGTCTAAATGAGGGACTCCCATAGTAACTCTGGAGGGGCCGTAGAGATCCAGAGCTCAGGTGgtggtggggtgtgtgtgtgaggggagAAGGAGAGTACTATGTATTGTTAGTGACCTCTAGGTCCTTCCAGCTTTAGCGTGAATGCTGTACTCAGTAACATTCTTGGGCTTCTCCATCTTTATTCTATATACTTTTCACCATTTAACTACTTCTGCATACTTCGTGCTATTTCAGCTATTCAATTTTTGTCCTACTCTGCTCATTCTGGACATTACGGCTGTCTTTTGGTATTGATATCTTCTGcagtttatgaaatattcagctttttgtgATCATCTTGGGCCC
This window encodes:
- the LOC114154088 gene encoding uncharacterized protein LOC114154088 — protein: MGHLGTERTLDLVRSRFFWPRMAVDVCNKLKNCERCIRRKAQPEKAAPLVNIKTSRPLELVCMDFLSIEPDRSNTKNVLVITDHFTKYAVAVPTPNQRAKTVAKALWENYLVHYGMPERLHSDQGTDFESHTIKELCQITGIQKIRTTPYHPRGNPVERFNRTLLNMLGTLQKEDKIHWKDFVKPLVHAYNCTRNDVTGYSPYELMFGRQPRLPVDLAFGLPVSEKPSTSHSQYVEKLKSHLKESYKIATENAEKVMWKNKLRFDKQVTAAELSVGDRVLVRNVKLRGKHKLADRWESDVYIIQKKAGTLPVYTVKPEGKDRPIRTLHRDLLLPCGYLSPASKPEQIKPTTAIAPETSENVDLLDPENEELFLFDLPDFSSSYVTRVTTEVDLPAPASTVAPLPVDPPGQHPQSSLEEEVGEEKEVESGPEPIAELDMEQTAEDGTDSDDSEPLVENSSSQSGPVSPHPESASSPGQSSMLSDSSAAKLSSPDPEPPVRRSTRTHQPPTRLQYSTLGHPLLQSIQTLFQGLSTIFTSALDLDETSVTSTSCDSVVCHQPVACTRPHMSLGGEPVTHN